The following coding sequences are from one Gossypium hirsutum isolate 1008001.06 chromosome A12, Gossypium_hirsutum_v2.1, whole genome shotgun sequence window:
- the LOC107907435 gene encoding uncharacterized protein — MAPYEALCGRRCRILTCWTKLDERQVLGLELISDIEDKVRLITDQLKAASDRQNLYVDLKRKEIEYSVGDMIFLKVSSWKKVLRFGEKGKLSLRFIGHYRILKYVGPVSYQLDLPSKLDQIHDVFHVSILRQYYSDPTHIVSTEETTARPDLTFEEEPVKIIDRDVKVLRRKTVPLVKVLWRNHSSIETTWEPEEAMRQQYPPLF, encoded by the coding sequence atggcaccttacgaagcactTTGTGGTCGTAGGTGTCGCATTCTGACATGTTGGACTAAGTTGGATGAGCGGCAAGTTTTGGGTCTTGAATTGATTTCTGATATCGAGGATAAAGTACGTTTGATTACAGATCAACTGAAGGCGGCATCCGACAGACAAAATTTGTATGTAGATTTGaaacgtaaggagattgagtattctgtgggggacatGATATTTCTCAAAGTCTCatcatggaagaaggtactgaggtttggtgAAAAGGGAAAGCTAAGCCTTAGATTCATTGGGCATTACCGTATACTAAAATACGTGGGACCAGTTTCCTATCAACTTGATCTACCTTCAAAGTTGGACCAGATCCATGATGTATTTCACGTCTCTATACTGAGGCAATATTACTCTGATCCTACGCATATCGTCTCTACTGAGGAGACTACTGCTAGGCCAGATCTGACTTTCGAGGAAGAACCAGTTAAGATTATAGATCGTGATGTGAAAGTTCTGAGGAGAAAGACTGTGCCACTGGTTAAGGTGCTATGGCGTAATCACAGTTCTATAGAaaccacgtgggaacccgaagaggcgatGCGACAGCAATATCCTCCactattttga